From Micromonospora nigra, one genomic window encodes:
- a CDS encoding YihY/virulence factor BrkB family protein yields the protein MASDESSDRDTRSARTTDGRSTDVRDGRSVDARDSRATGPVGPDEGPDSPADLPGTGWKGALRRTVGEFRDDSLIDWAAALTYYGVLSIFPGLLVLVSLLGLLGPDATDQVRNTVNEAVPEQNIRQIIDGAITQAQQNGGLAGVAAILGLLGAFWSASGYVGAFMRASNTIYDVPEGRPIWKTLPIRVGVTAVIGVMLLASAVIVVFTGRLAEQVGDAIGLGSTAVTVWDYAKWPVLLVLVSLMFAILYWASPNARHGGFRWVSPGGVVAVVIWLVVSGLFALYVSNFGSYNKTYGALAGVIIFLVWLWLSNIAILLGAEFDAELERGRAIQAGLRPTDEEPYVELRDDRKLRKKRNAPDRH from the coding sequence ATGGCCTCCGACGAGTCTTCCGACCGTGACACCCGGTCCGCCCGGACCACCGACGGGCGTTCCACCGACGTCCGGGACGGCCGGTCCGTCGATGCCCGGGACAGCCGGGCCACCGGGCCGGTCGGGCCGGACGAGGGGCCTGACAGCCCGGCCGACCTGCCGGGCACCGGTTGGAAGGGGGCGCTGCGCCGCACTGTCGGCGAGTTCCGGGACGACAGTCTCATCGACTGGGCGGCGGCCCTGACCTACTACGGCGTGCTGTCGATCTTCCCGGGCCTGCTGGTGCTGGTCAGCCTGCTCGGTCTGCTCGGCCCGGACGCGACCGATCAGGTCAGGAACACCGTCAACGAGGCGGTGCCGGAGCAGAACATCCGGCAGATCATCGACGGCGCCATCACGCAGGCCCAGCAGAACGGCGGGCTGGCCGGTGTCGCGGCGATCCTCGGTCTGCTGGGCGCGTTCTGGTCCGCGTCCGGGTACGTCGGCGCCTTCATGCGCGCCTCCAACACCATCTACGACGTGCCCGAGGGGCGACCGATCTGGAAGACGCTGCCCATCCGGGTCGGGGTGACCGCCGTGATCGGCGTGATGCTGCTGGCCAGCGCCGTCATCGTGGTCTTCACCGGTCGGCTCGCCGAACAGGTGGGGGACGCGATCGGCCTGGGGTCCACCGCCGTGACCGTGTGGGACTACGCCAAGTGGCCGGTCCTGCTCGTGCTGGTCAGCCTGATGTTCGCGATCCTCTACTGGGCGTCGCCGAACGCGCGGCACGGCGGCTTCCGCTGGGTCAGCCCGGGTGGTGTGGTGGCCGTGGTGATCTGGCTGGTGGTCTCCGGCCTGTTCGCGCTGTACGTCAGCAACTTCGGCTCGTACAACAAGACGTACGGGGCGCTCGCCGGCGTGATCATCTTCTTGGTCTGGCTGTGGCTGAGCAACATCGCGATCCTGCTGGGCGCCGAGTTCGACGCGGAACTGGAGCGCGGCCGGGCGATCCAGGCCGGGTTGCGGCCGACCGACGAGGAGCCGTACGTCGAGTTGCGCGACGACCGCAAGCTGCGCAAGAAGCGCAACGCTCCCGACCGCCACTGA
- a CDS encoding ABC transporter permease yields MVTLVLPRLVGLTDTSRRAASVTARNVAALHSVYWLLLVSGFVEPLLYLLSIGVGVGAMVGDLTLAGGRVVSYAAFVAPAMLASSAMTGALAETTFNFFGKFKYMRLYDGVIATPVRPVEIALGELGWAMLRGTTYSAAFLGVMVAMGLTDVGRALLALPAAVLVGFAFGALGMAVSTFMRGWQDFDLVGSAQFTLFLFSGTFVPAETYPVVLRWLVEATPLYRAVHLLRGVTLDTADATWLLDVAYLLVVLVGGVAVTSRRMARLLYR; encoded by the coding sequence ATGGTCACGCTGGTCCTGCCCCGGTTGGTGGGCCTCACCGACACGTCGCGGCGCGCGGCGTCGGTGACCGCCCGCAACGTGGCGGCACTGCACTCGGTCTACTGGCTGCTGCTCGTGTCCGGCTTCGTGGAGCCGCTGCTCTACCTGTTGTCGATCGGCGTCGGGGTGGGCGCGATGGTCGGCGATCTCACGCTGGCCGGCGGACGTGTCGTGTCCTACGCGGCGTTCGTCGCCCCGGCCATGCTGGCCTCGTCGGCGATGACCGGCGCGCTCGCGGAGACCACCTTCAACTTCTTCGGCAAGTTCAAGTACATGCGGCTGTACGACGGCGTGATCGCCACCCCGGTACGGCCGGTCGAGATCGCGCTCGGCGAGCTGGGCTGGGCGATGTTGCGGGGCACCACGTACTCGGCCGCGTTCCTCGGGGTGATGGTGGCGATGGGTCTGACCGACGTCGGGCGGGCGCTGCTCGCCCTGCCGGCGGCGGTGCTGGTGGGCTTCGCGTTCGGCGCGCTGGGCATGGCGGTCTCCACGTTCATGCGCGGCTGGCAGGATTTCGACCTGGTCGGATCGGCCCAGTTCACGCTGTTCCTGTTCTCCGGCACGTTCGTGCCCGCCGAGACCTACCCGGTGGTGCTGCGCTGGCTGGTGGAGGCGACCCCGCTGTACCGGGCCGTACACCTGTTACGGGGCGTGACGCTCGACACCGCCGACGCGACCTGGCTGCTCGACGTGGCGTACCTGCTGGTGGTGCTGGTCGGTGGAGTGGCGGTCACCTCCCGCCGGATGGCCAGGTTGCTCTACCGGTAG
- a CDS encoding ABC transporter permease, translating into MAPTLAVLAFHLTGYRRTWRAGVFSSFLLPVLTVAGFGLGVGAFIDQGVGGVSYLDWLVPGLLASTAVQVATAESTFPVFSSFRWTRSYLAQITAPLRVADIVTGHLAFVLLRVTTSVVTFLLVAALFGAVRSPWALTVPVVVLLLGAAVAAPTFAYSSMVDSDSWLAMLFRFAVIPMTLFAGVFFPVESLPAGLRALAYVTPLWHGVDLCRAATLGTAPQWSVVGHLLYLAAWAAAGWVLACRGFRRRLVF; encoded by the coding sequence ATGGCACCCACGTTGGCGGTGCTCGCCTTCCACCTGACGGGCTACCGGCGCACCTGGCGGGCCGGGGTGTTCTCGTCGTTCCTGCTGCCGGTGCTGACCGTGGCGGGATTCGGGCTGGGCGTGGGTGCCTTCATCGACCAGGGCGTCGGCGGAGTGTCCTACCTCGACTGGCTGGTGCCGGGGCTGCTCGCGTCGACGGCGGTGCAGGTCGCCACCGCCGAGTCGACCTTCCCGGTGTTCAGCAGCTTCCGGTGGACCAGGTCCTACCTCGCCCAGATCACCGCGCCGCTGCGGGTCGCCGACATCGTCACCGGGCACCTGGCCTTCGTGCTTCTCCGCGTGACCACCAGCGTCGTGACGTTCCTGCTGGTGGCGGCCCTGTTCGGTGCGGTGCGTTCGCCCTGGGCGCTGACCGTGCCGGTGGTGGTGCTGCTGCTCGGCGCGGCGGTCGCCGCACCGACGTTCGCGTACTCGTCGATGGTGGACAGCGACAGCTGGCTGGCGATGCTGTTCCGCTTCGCGGTCATCCCGATGACCCTGTTCGCGGGCGTGTTCTTCCCGGTGGAGTCGCTGCCGGCGGGGCTGCGCGCCCTGGCGTACGTGACTCCGCTCTGGCACGGCGTCGACCTGTGCCGGGCGGCGACCCTCGGCACCGCCCCGCAGTGGTCGGTCGTCGGTCACCTGCTCTACCTGGCGGCCTGGGCGGCGGCCGGCTGGGTGCTGGCCTGCCGGGGGTTCCGCCGCCGGCTCGTGTTCTAG
- a CDS encoding ABC transporter ATP-binding protein, whose translation MTTAAPLIRARGLVKRFGDFTAVDGIDVDVHPGEAFGFLGPNGAGKSSTMRMIGCISPPSDGELRILGQDPVRDGAAIRGRLGVCPQLDNLDPELTVRENLVTYARYFGVPGRVARRRAAELLDFVQLGERADSRVEPLSGGMKRRLTIARALVNEPDIVLLDEPTTGLDPQARHLVWERLFRLKQQGVTLVLTTHYMDEAEQLCDRLVVMDGGRIVAEGSPRALIEQHSTREVVELRFAGESQEAYAGKLGGLGERIEVLPDRILLYVPDGDAAVALVQERGLSPATVLVRRSSLEDVFLHLTGRTLID comes from the coding sequence GTGACCACCGCCGCACCCCTGATCCGGGCACGGGGGCTGGTGAAGCGCTTCGGCGACTTCACCGCCGTCGACGGGATCGACGTCGACGTGCACCCGGGCGAGGCGTTCGGGTTCCTCGGTCCCAACGGGGCCGGGAAGTCGTCCACCATGCGCATGATCGGCTGCATCTCCCCGCCCAGCGACGGGGAACTGCGCATCCTCGGCCAGGATCCGGTCCGCGACGGTGCCGCCATCCGGGGCCGCCTCGGGGTCTGCCCCCAGCTCGACAACCTCGACCCGGAGCTGACCGTCCGGGAGAACCTCGTCACCTACGCCCGCTACTTCGGCGTTCCCGGCCGGGTCGCCCGGCGCAGGGCCGCCGAGCTGCTCGACTTCGTCCAGCTCGGCGAGCGCGCCGACAGCCGGGTCGAGCCGCTGTCCGGTGGCATGAAACGCCGCCTCACCATCGCCCGGGCGCTGGTCAACGAACCCGACATCGTGCTGCTCGACGAGCCCACCACCGGGCTCGACCCGCAGGCCCGGCATCTGGTCTGGGAGCGGCTGTTCCGGCTCAAACAGCAGGGCGTCACGCTGGTGCTCACCACCCACTACATGGACGAGGCCGAGCAGCTGTGCGACCGGCTGGTGGTGATGGACGGCGGCCGGATCGTCGCCGAGGGCTCACCACGCGCCCTGATCGAGCAGCACTCCACCCGCGAGGTGGTGGAGCTGCGCTTCGCCGGTGAGTCCCAGGAGGCGTACGCCGGCAAGCTCGGCGGGCTGGGGGAGCGGATCGAGGTGCTGCCCGACCGCATCCTGCTCTACGTGCCCGACGGCGACGCGGCCGTCGCCCTGGTGCAGGAGCGGGGGCTGTCGCCGGCCACGGTGCTGGTGCGCCGCAGCAGTCTGGAGGACGTCTTCCTGCACCTGACCGGTCGTACCCTGATCGACTGA
- a CDS encoding TRAP transporter permease codes for MSRIRIPDGSSPASGNPGPGFVGSDAEIGGEGPAPRETAAADGPPSPDPRELAARFEDEKPGRVLSGRLGVALTAAALLVALLALHQVFRPLSQGSKYYLILFLAGVLPLVFVAYPAGLRWPRRRQREPATDTPGTPAPPTADTPDGTTPASAGETPAGTGGPSVSDWTLAAVALLACLYPVLPVALGAGGGGYDAFLDRQGLLVGVDVAMGTVLLLLLLEACRRTTGWILPAVCLVFLGYGYYGGLLPQQWPVAHAGLDFGQLVDAFYNSDSGFYGTPLDVAATYIVLFTIYGAVLDLSGAGRFFVDLSAAAFRRSRTAAGRTAVASGFLLGTVSGSGAATTVSIGAVTWPILRKAGYPPERAGGMLAAAGVGAILSPPTLGAAAFIIAEYLGVSYLRVLGWATVPTVLYYLGILLAVEIDARRSGVRPVAVAAGSFGRLLARFGYHFASLFVIVGLLAMGFSATRAVVYATVVAVALSFLDRHHRLTPTRLVAALAGGVRGVLAVTVVCAAAGIITATSTKTGLGPQAAALLIGAAGTVSSEPAVLLALTALLAAVALSLLGLAVPVTASFVIGWVIIGPALLDLGVTPAAVAMFVFYFAVLSEVSPPTALAAVAAAAVTGGRVVPTMWQTLRYALPAYLIPLAFVFTPTGLGLLGIGGPRQIAVAAAVTALAVGVLAVAAGGWLPGVGPAGVPERILGTAAGLCLLWLEPVPVAVGVALAAGAATGVLVRRGTATGGPRAGSPAQPREETE; via the coding sequence GTGTCGCGTATCCGAATCCCCGACGGATCTTCGCCAGCCTCGGGGAACCCCGGTCCGGGATTCGTCGGGTCCGATGCGGAGATCGGAGGCGAAGGTCCGGCCCCGCGGGAAACCGCCGCCGCCGACGGGCCGCCCTCACCGGACCCACGCGAACTGGCCGCCCGATTCGAGGACGAGAAGCCCGGCCGGGTGCTGTCCGGCCGCCTCGGCGTCGCCCTCACCGCCGCCGCCCTGCTAGTCGCCCTTCTCGCGCTCCACCAGGTGTTCCGGCCCCTGTCCCAGGGCAGCAAGTACTACCTGATCCTCTTCCTCGCCGGCGTGCTGCCACTGGTCTTCGTGGCGTACCCGGCCGGGCTGCGGTGGCCCCGACGCCGGCAGCGGGAACCCGCCACCGACACACCCGGCACACCAGCGCCACCCACCGCCGACACTCCCGACGGGACGACCCCCGCCAGCGCCGGGGAGACACCGGCCGGCACCGGCGGCCCGAGCGTGTCCGACTGGACGCTGGCCGCCGTCGCCCTGCTCGCCTGCCTCTACCCCGTGCTACCCGTCGCACTGGGTGCCGGCGGTGGCGGATACGACGCGTTCCTCGACCGGCAGGGCCTGCTCGTCGGGGTGGACGTGGCCATGGGCACCGTCCTGCTGCTCCTGCTGCTGGAGGCGTGCCGCCGCACCACCGGCTGGATCCTGCCCGCCGTGTGCCTGGTCTTCCTCGGCTACGGCTACTACGGCGGGCTACTGCCCCAGCAGTGGCCCGTCGCGCACGCCGGACTCGACTTCGGGCAACTCGTCGACGCCTTCTACAACTCCGACAGCGGCTTCTACGGCACCCCGCTCGACGTGGCCGCCACGTACATCGTGCTGTTCACCATCTACGGCGCGGTCCTCGACCTCTCCGGCGCGGGCCGCTTCTTCGTCGACCTCTCCGCCGCCGCGTTCCGCCGCTCCCGCACCGCCGCCGGCCGCACCGCCGTCGCGTCCGGCTTCCTGCTCGGCACCGTCTCCGGCTCCGGCGCGGCCACCACCGTCAGCATCGGCGCGGTCACCTGGCCGATCCTGCGCAAGGCCGGCTACCCGCCGGAACGGGCGGGCGGCATGCTCGCGGCGGCCGGCGTCGGGGCCATCCTCTCCCCGCCCACCCTGGGTGCGGCGGCCTTCATCATCGCCGAGTACCTGGGCGTGTCGTACCTGCGGGTGCTCGGCTGGGCCACCGTTCCCACCGTCCTGTACTACCTCGGCATCCTGCTCGCCGTGGAGATCGACGCACGGCGCTCGGGCGTACGCCCGGTGGCCGTCGCCGCTGGTTCCTTCGGGCGTCTGCTGGCCCGCTTCGGATACCACTTCGCCTCGCTGTTCGTCATCGTCGGCCTGCTCGCCATGGGATTCTCCGCCACCCGCGCGGTGGTGTACGCCACCGTCGTCGCCGTCGCGCTGTCCTTCCTCGACCGGCACCACCGGCTCACCCCCACCCGGCTGGTCGCCGCGCTCGCCGGTGGCGTACGCGGCGTCCTCGCGGTCACCGTGGTCTGTGCCGCCGCCGGCATCATCACCGCCACCTCCACGAAGACCGGCCTCGGTCCCCAGGCGGCGGCGCTGCTGATCGGCGCGGCCGGCACGGTCAGCTCCGAACCGGCCGTGCTGCTGGCGCTGACCGCGCTGCTGGCCGCCGTGGCGCTCAGCCTGCTCGGTCTCGCCGTTCCGGTGACCGCCTCGTTCGTCATCGGCTGGGTCATCATCGGCCCGGCCCTGCTCGACCTGGGCGTCACCCCCGCCGCCGTCGCGATGTTCGTCTTCTACTTCGCGGTGCTCTCCGAGGTCTCCCCTCCGACGGCGCTCGCGGCGGTCGCCGCCGCCGCCGTCACCGGCGGTCGGGTGGTGCCGACCATGTGGCAGACCCTGCGGTACGCGCTGCCGGCGTACCTCATCCCGCTGGCCTTCGTGTTCACCCCCACCGGGCTGGGGCTGCTCGGCATCGGCGGCCCCCGGCAGATCGCGGTCGCCGCCGCCGTGACCGCCCTGGCCGTCGGCGTGCTGGCCGTCGCGGCAGGTGGCTGGCTGCCCGGCGTGGGTCCCGCCGGGGTGCCCGAACGGATCCTCGGCACTGCCGCCGGGCTGTGCCTGCTGTGGCTCGAACCCGTGCCCGTCGCGGTCGGCGTCGCACTGGCGGCGGGCGCGGCGACGGGTGTCCTCGTACGACGCGGCACCGCCACCGGTGGGCCGCGCGCCGGATCACCGGCACAACCCAGGGAGGAGACAGAGTGA
- a CDS encoding TAXI family TRAP transporter solute-binding subunit: MRRINVRLAAGVGAFALVAVGTAGCGGRQDSAAKDDTASAVTCEVGANTRVGIATGNATGVYYAVGNALATQLADATGGRVTGTAAETGASVQNIEQLVGGQYDVAFSLFDTAVNAVQGKESFSSPQPVEALARIYDNYTQVVVRTDSGINSVADMKGRKISTGSPKSGTEVIANRLLEAAGLDPATDVQAQRLDLTKTVEGVKDGSIDGFFWSGGIPTAGVTDLFTTAGGAVKFIDITPLLPKMAELNPAYQAGTIAADVYSTGADTPTIVVPNVLLVRKDLDANVACAITRTVFEKKDALAQASSAAKGISLDSARKTDPVGLHRGAAKALQDLGAS; the protein is encoded by the coding sequence GTGAGACGGATCAACGTGCGGCTCGCGGCGGGCGTGGGCGCGTTCGCCCTCGTCGCGGTGGGCACCGCTGGTTGCGGGGGCCGTCAGGACAGCGCGGCCAAGGACGACACCGCGTCGGCGGTCACCTGCGAGGTGGGCGCGAACACCCGGGTCGGCATCGCCACCGGCAACGCCACCGGGGTCTACTACGCGGTCGGCAACGCCCTGGCCACCCAACTCGCCGACGCCACCGGCGGCAGGGTCACCGGCACCGCCGCCGAGACCGGCGCCTCCGTGCAGAACATCGAGCAGCTGGTCGGCGGCCAGTACGACGTGGCCTTCTCGCTGTTCGACACCGCCGTCAACGCGGTGCAGGGCAAGGAGAGCTTCAGCTCCCCCCAGCCCGTCGAGGCGCTGGCCCGCATCTACGACAACTACACGCAGGTGGTCGTCCGCACCGACTCGGGCATCAACTCGGTGGCCGACATGAAGGGCAGGAAGATCTCCACCGGCTCCCCGAAGTCCGGCACGGAGGTGATCGCCAACCGGCTGCTGGAGGCCGCCGGCCTCGACCCGGCCACCGACGTCCAGGCACAGCGCCTCGACCTGACCAAGACCGTCGAAGGCGTCAAGGACGGCAGCATCGACGGCTTCTTCTGGTCCGGCGGCATCCCCACCGCCGGGGTCACCGACCTGTTCACCACCGCCGGCGGTGCGGTGAAGTTCATCGACATCACCCCGCTGCTGCCGAAGATGGCCGAGCTGAACCCGGCGTACCAGGCCGGCACCATCGCCGCCGACGTCTACTCCACCGGCGCGGACACCCCGACCATCGTGGTGCCCAACGTGCTGCTCGTGCGCAAGGACCTCGACGCCAACGTGGCGTGCGCGATCACCCGCACCGTGTTCGAGAAGAAGGACGCACTCGCCCAGGCCAGCTCGGCCGCGAAGGGCATCAGCCTCGACTCCGCGCGCAAGACCGATCCGGTCGGGCTGCACCGGGGCGCGGCCAAGGCGTTGCAGGACCTCGGCGCGAGCTGA
- a CDS encoding sensor histidine kinase: MPPASPARVRRHNRPAGHTDRWWSVRTQLLAPILVAIVGLVALGAIQTGDALADSTDADRARVLAGTATATVSLVHELERELGETAALRQRGGTSGRKLVDAQRSRVDAAVWRYRQASADGRRAAPDLGPALDAVDDQLDQFAAAREAALTGDGGDPTYQTLVESLLAVADALPAQVRDPDLANGAREVAAVATQEHLAALERDLLRTVFVRGELGRGDLARLGRLRGAQEQRQAEFSRIAGRPATAAYTRLLAGVDVSTARRMRDSALNADSEPGALSTDADAWYVAQSGTIRRYNLLGRELSEDLDVRAAELAGDARQRALATGAATTALALASLTAAGWLAVRTSRRLRRLRVAALTMAHRELPERITAIAAGEVAPSEGATSQLTEGISRGRDEIAQVAEAFDTVNRAALRLAGEQAELRMDVTRMVEALARRIRTLITRQLRLLDEFEKEETDPDALARLFALDHLAARMRRNGENLLVLAGGEPGRTQEGTHLLADVVRGAASEIEEYARVEIDVPAAAVHGSAVGNLVHLLAELLENAAAYSPPHTPVHVDGRRTVDGLTLRVHDQGIGISDSRRAEINERLRAPAVLSSAAAGSMGLHVVSHLAARHGIQVQLHSTGVGTVAQVDVPEAALTRMEDVAGRPSTDGRAAMPVTGGAWFRTRTGAPVTPAWSPAASAGSAGPPTAGGFTAHTGFHGPTVTLPVLGGPALPAGDPPPPTGTPGTGGGLPRRTRGGQLQPGLHQAPPPRPVDDLLDPEVVRARLSALSEGVASAMRRTQQTKPKGRPE, from the coding sequence GTGCCGCCTGCCAGCCCCGCCCGCGTACGCCGGCACAACCGGCCCGCCGGCCACACCGACCGGTGGTGGTCGGTGCGTACCCAACTGCTCGCACCGATCCTGGTGGCCATCGTCGGTCTCGTCGCGCTGGGCGCGATCCAGACCGGCGACGCCCTGGCCGACTCCACCGACGCCGACCGCGCCCGGGTACTGGCCGGCACCGCCACGGCCACCGTCTCGCTGGTGCACGAGCTGGAACGCGAACTCGGCGAGACCGCCGCCCTGCGCCAGCGCGGCGGCACCTCCGGCCGGAAACTGGTCGACGCCCAACGTTCCCGGGTGGACGCCGCCGTCTGGCGCTACCGCCAGGCCAGCGCCGACGGCCGCCGGGCCGCGCCCGACCTGGGCCCCGCGCTGGACGCGGTCGACGACCAGCTCGACCAGTTCGCCGCCGCCCGCGAGGCCGCGCTCACCGGGGACGGCGGCGACCCCACCTACCAGACGCTGGTCGAGTCGCTGCTGGCCGTCGCCGACGCGCTGCCCGCCCAGGTGCGCGACCCCGACCTGGCCAACGGGGCCCGCGAGGTCGCCGCCGTCGCCACCCAGGAACACCTCGCCGCCCTCGAACGGGACCTGCTGCGCACCGTCTTCGTCCGCGGTGAGCTGGGCAGGGGCGACCTGGCCCGGCTCGGGCGGCTGCGCGGTGCGCAGGAGCAGCGGCAGGCGGAGTTCTCGCGGATCGCCGGCCGGCCGGCCACCGCCGCGTACACCCGGCTGCTGGCCGGCGTCGACGTCTCCACCGCCCGCCGGATGCGCGACAGCGCGCTCAACGCCGACTCCGAACCGGGCGCGCTGAGCACCGACGCCGACGCCTGGTACGTGGCGCAGAGCGGCACCATCCGGCGGTACAACCTGCTCGGCCGCGAGTTGTCCGAGGACCTCGACGTCCGCGCCGCCGAGCTGGCCGGCGACGCCCGGCAGCGGGCGCTGGCCACCGGCGCAGCGACCACCGCCCTCGCGCTGGCGTCGCTGACGGCCGCCGGCTGGCTGGCGGTACGCACCAGCCGTCGGCTGCGCCGGCTGCGCGTCGCCGCGCTGACCATGGCGCACCGGGAGCTGCCCGAGCGGATCACCGCCATCGCCGCCGGCGAGGTCGCCCCCTCCGAGGGGGCGACATCCCAGCTCACCGAGGGGATCAGCCGGGGCCGCGACGAGATCGCCCAGGTGGCCGAGGCGTTCGACACCGTGAACCGGGCCGCGCTGCGGCTGGCCGGCGAACAGGCCGAACTACGGATGGACGTCACCCGGATGGTCGAGGCGCTGGCCCGGCGGATCCGCACCCTGATCACCCGTCAGCTGCGCCTGCTCGACGAGTTCGAGAAGGAGGAGACCGACCCGGACGCCCTGGCCCGGCTGTTCGCGCTGGACCACCTGGCCGCGCGCATGCGCCGCAACGGGGAGAACCTGCTCGTGCTGGCCGGCGGCGAACCGGGCCGTACGCAGGAGGGCACCCACCTGCTCGCCGACGTGGTGCGCGGTGCCGCCTCCGAGATCGAGGAGTACGCCCGGGTCGAGATCGACGTACCGGCCGCGGCGGTGCACGGCTCCGCCGTGGGCAACCTCGTGCATCTGCTCGCCGAACTGCTGGAGAACGCCGCCGCGTACTCGCCCCCGCACACCCCGGTGCACGTCGACGGCCGGCGCACCGTGGACGGGTTGACGCTGCGCGTGCACGACCAGGGCATCGGCATCAGCGACAGCCGGCGGGCCGAGATCAACGAACGGTTGCGGGCCCCGGCGGTGCTCTCCAGCGCCGCCGCCGGCAGCATGGGCCTGCACGTGGTGTCCCACCTGGCCGCCCGGCACGGCATCCAGGTGCAGCTGCACAGCACCGGGGTCGGCACGGTGGCGCAGGTGGACGTGCCGGAGGCCGCGCTGACCCGGATGGAGGACGTGGCCGGACGCCCCTCGACCGACGGGCGGGCGGCGATGCCGGTGACGGGCGGAGCCTGGTTCCGTACCCGCACGGGTGCACCCGTCACCCCGGCGTGGAGCCCGGCGGCGTCGGCCGGATCCGCCGGCCCGCCAACCGCCGGCGGGTTCACCGCGCACACCGGCTTCCATGGCCCGACGGTGACGCTGCCGGTGCTCGGTGGTCCCGCCCTGCCGGCCGGCGACCCACCCCCGCCGACCGGCACTCCCGGGACTGGCGGCGGCCTGCCCCGGCGCACCCGCGGCGGTCAGCTCCAGCCCGGTCTGCACCAGGCCCCGCCGCCCCGCCCCGTGGACGACCTGCTCGACCCCGAGGTCGTGCGGGCCCGACTGTCCGCACTGTCCGAGGGGGTGGCCTCCGCGATGCGACGTACCCAGCAGACGAAACCGAAGGGGAGACCCGAATGA
- a CDS encoding roadblock/LC7 domain-containing protein, with amino-acid sequence MSPHANAGLDWLLANFAEQVPDVSHALAVSGDGLRLAASPHLSADQVDQLAAVISGLASLTVGAARLMSAGRVRQQIVDMDGGVLLVMAVGDRALLGVLAASGCDLGQVGYETATLVQRVAEALEPAART; translated from the coding sequence ATGAGCCCACATGCGAACGCCGGCCTCGACTGGCTCCTGGCGAACTTCGCCGAGCAGGTGCCGGACGTGTCGCACGCCCTCGCCGTGTCCGGCGACGGGCTCCGGTTGGCCGCCTCACCGCACCTGTCCGCCGACCAGGTCGACCAGCTCGCCGCCGTGATCAGCGGCCTGGCCAGCCTGACCGTCGGGGCGGCCCGGCTGATGTCGGCCGGCCGGGTACGCCAGCAGATCGTGGACATGGACGGCGGAGTGCTGCTGGTCATGGCGGTAGGCGACCGGGCGCTGCTCGGGGTGCTGGCCGCGTCCGGCTGTGACCTCGGCCAGGTCGGCTACGAGACGGCGACGCTGGTGCAGCGGGTCGCCGAGGCGCTGGAACCGGCGGCCCGGACATGA
- a CDS encoding TAXI family TRAP transporter solute-binding subunit has translation MRRASRLLAALLAVTLAGGCGGDDPPTPEPWHDGRIFLATGNTTGVYYQLGGGYADVISRHLPGYEARAEPTGASGENITRLVNGDMEIAFSLADTAADAYAGQGAFAGQPQPVRALARVYSNYTHVIVRADAGISRVAELRGKRVSTGSPRSGTDIIAGRLLTAAGLDPEQDVRRARLSLPETVARMRAGKLDALFFSGGLPTPGVADLLAGAPGRFVLLPIADLIEPLNATYGSVYTTAELPADAYGTPTGTATVTVANVILVGGDMPEQLAYDLTRLLFTHQAELGAVHPEGGNFTKQTAAGTDPIPLHPGAARYYQVG, from the coding sequence ATGAGGCGGGCCAGCCGCCTGTTGGCGGCCCTGCTGGCGGTCACGCTGGCCGGCGGCTGCGGCGGCGACGATCCGCCCACGCCCGAACCGTGGCACGACGGCCGGATCTTCCTCGCCACCGGCAACACCACCGGCGTGTACTACCAGCTCGGCGGCGGGTACGCCGACGTGATCAGCCGGCACCTGCCCGGCTACGAGGCGCGGGCCGAACCGACCGGCGCGTCCGGGGAGAACATCACCCGCCTGGTCAACGGCGACATGGAGATCGCCTTCAGCCTGGCCGACACGGCCGCCGACGCGTACGCCGGGCAGGGCGCGTTCGCCGGTCAACCCCAACCGGTGCGGGCGCTGGCCCGGGTCTACAGCAACTACACGCACGTGATCGTGCGCGCCGACGCGGGCATCAGCAGGGTGGCGGAGCTGCGCGGGAAGCGGGTGTCCACCGGCTCGCCGAGGTCGGGCACCGACATCATCGCCGGCCGGCTGCTGACCGCCGCCGGGCTGGACCCGGAACAGGACGTACGCCGGGCCCGGCTGTCGCTGCCCGAGACGGTCGCCCGGATGCGGGCCGGCAAGCTCGACGCCCTGTTCTTCTCCGGCGGCCTGCCCACGCCCGGCGTCGCCGATCTGCTGGCCGGTGCACCCGGCCGGTTCGTGCTGCTGCCGATCGCCGACCTGATCGAGCCACTCAACGCCACCTACGGGTCGGTCTACACCACGGCCGAGCTGCCCGCCGACGCGTACGGCACACCCACCGGCACCGCCACCGTCACCGTGGCCAACGTGATCCTGGTCGGTGGGGACATGCCGGAGCAGCTGGCGTACGACCTGACCCGGCTGCTGTTCACCCACCAGGCGGAGCTGGGCGCGGTGCACCCCGAGGGTGGGAACTTCACGAAGCAGACGGCCGCCGGCACCGACCCGATCCCGCTGCACCCCGGGGCGGCCCGCTACTACCAGGTGGGCTGA